In candidate division KSB1 bacterium, the DNA window GAGACAGAACCCAAGAGGACCTACACGGGCATGTCGCGCTTGTCGCATGTGCTGGGCTATCTGGGGGAAGTGGCAGAGTCCGAGCTCAAGGCGCTGAAGGACCAGGACTACCGAACGGGAGACATCATCGGGAAGACGGGCCTCGAACGCCAGTACGAGAAGGTTCTGCGGGGGAGGAGAGGGTACCAGTACGTGGAAGTGGATGCCCTCGGGCGAGAGATCCGGACCCTGCCCATGGAGAAATGGATCCCGCCTTCGCCTGGACTTGACCTCGTGCTCGCGATTGACGACCGGCTCCAGGCCAAGCTGGAATCCCTCCTCGAGGGGAAAAGAGCGGCGGGGGTATTCCTTGATCCAAGGAATGGCGAGGTGCTGGCGCTGGCCAGCTCTCCGAGCTACGATCTCCAGTGGTTCGCAGGTGTCCTCAACCCGGCGGTCTGGGATTCTCTCGTCTCCCATCCCGACAAGCCGCTTCTGAACCGGGTGACCCAGGGGCTTTACCCACCAGGCTCGACCTACAAGCTGATCACCGCTCTGGCGGGAGTAAACGACGGCGTTTTCTCCCCGGAGAGCCGTGTCAGTTGCGGGGGAGGCCTCAGCTACGGTGGGCGCTTCTTTGCCTGCTGGTACGGGCAGGGGCACGGTTCCCAGGACCTGTACGGGGCCATTGCCCACAGCTGCAACGTGTACTTCTACACGATGGGGATGCGTGTGGGGCTTGAGCGCTGGGCCCGATACTCTCGACTCCTCCGCTTCGGTCAACCGACGGGGATCGATCTCCCGGCAGAGCGAGCGGGCCTGGTGCCCGATGCTCACTACATGGACACGCGTTACGGGAAGGGCAATTGGGTGGGCGGGACGATGTTGAACCTGGCCATAGGACAGGGAGACCTGTTGACCACGCCTCTGCAGATGGCGCAGCTTGCAATGGTGATTGCCAACCGCGGCAAAGGGTTTGTCCCCCACGTGGTGAAAGCCTTAGAGAACCCCCTTACGGGGAAGCAGATGCCGGTGCGCGTGGACAGCTTTGTGGTCCGGGAGATCAGGCCGGAGGTATTCGAGGTGGTTCGGGAGGGTATGCGGGAGGTTGTGAACGGCGCTGGGGGGACGGGTCGAGGCTGCGCCCTGGGCGACGTGATCGTGGCCGGGAAGACCGGCACCGCACAGAATCCGCACGGGGATCCGCACGGCTGGTTTATCGGGTTCGCGCCCTACGACGCGCCAGAGGTCGCCTTTTGTGTGTTCGTGGAGAACGGCGGAAGTGGGAGTGGGGCGGCGGTGCCGATCGTCCGCGAGGTCCTGCGCCTGTACTTCGACGAGGTTCGTGTGTCGGCCCCCGCACAGATGGCAGCCGCTCCCTCGCGCTCCCTCTCTTCGCTGGCACGGTAGGGGAGGGCGATGGGCCATAGCTGGAGATATCGGCTCGAACACCTGGACAAGCCGCTCGTGGTGGCGACGGCGCTGCTCCTCGGCCTTGGCCTTGTCGCCTTGTACAGCGCCTGCGCTCAAGCTGGCGACAGCCCGTGGGCGGGAAATTTTGGACGGCAGCTAGGGTGGCTGGCTTTGGGTTTCGTGGGTTTTGTGTTGGCGTGCGTGGTGTCGCTGCAGCTGCTGAATTACCTGGCGTACTTCCTCTACGGCGTGTCGGTGATCCTTCTCGTGCTGCTCCTGCTTTTCGGCAAGGGCCCGGGGGTTGCACGCTGGCTTGCCCTGGGGCCGGTGCAAATTCAGCCGGCGGAACTGGCCAAGGTAGCCCTGGTGCTGGCTTTGGCCCGCTTCCTGAGCGATACCACCACCGACCTGGACCGGACCGTAGACCTTCTCAAGGCCTTTGGCCTGGCCCTGGTGCCGATGGCCTTGGTGGCCAAACAGCCCAATCTGGGCACTGCGATGGTCTTCGGGGCTGTGCTGTTGCCTATGCTCTTCTGGGCCGGGCTCTCTTTGTCTTCGCTTTTCATCATCGTCTCCCCCATGTTGAGCTTTGTCGCCGCCTTCCACAAGGTCGCGCTGGTCGGGGTTTTGGTGCTGGTGATCCTGGCCCTGGTGATCCTGCGGGCAAGCCCCCGCAAGATCGTCTTGGCTCTGGCGCTAAACATCGCAGCGGCTCTGGCCGCTCCGATGCTATGGAACCAGCTGCACGACTACCAGCAGCAGCGTATCCTGGCATTCCTCGGGCTCAAGCAGGACCCGATGGGACTGAGCTACCAGGTCATTCAGTCGAAAGTGGCCATTGGCTCGGGAGGGATCTGGGGAAAAGGCCTCTTGCACGGGACGCAGACCCATTTGCGTTTCCTTCCCGCACAGCACACCGACTTCATCTTCTCCGTCATCGGGGAGGAGCTCGGTTTCGTGGGGACGATGGCAGCGCTTTGCCTGTTTGCATTCTTTCTCTACCGCTGCCTGAAGATCGCGACGCAGGCAAGAAATGCGTTCGCGAGCTACGTGGTCATGGGGGTGTTTTCCGTGTTCGCGTGGCACATTCTGGTCAACGTGGGTATGGCTGTGGGGATTATGCCTGTCACGGGACTCCCATTGCCCTTCATGAGCTACGGAGGCAGTTTTCTGCTCGCCTCGTTGATCATGGTTGGGCTTGTGGCCAATGTCTCAATGCGGTGGGACGAGTATTGAGGGAGGAGACATTTGCACCCGGTTCTCTTTCGCATCGGACCCCTTCAGCTCCATAGCTACGGGGTCATGCTGGCCATCGGGTTTGCCGCGGGAATCTGGATTACCGTCCGCCGGGCACCCCGATACGGTATCGAGCGCAACACCGTCATGGACCTGGCCACGGTCATCATCCTGAGCGCCATCATCGGCTCCCGCGCCATGTACGTCGTATTTCATCTGGACGAATTTCGCGGCCACTGGGCGGACACCTTCAGCCCATTTCAGAGCACTGGGGAGTTCGGATTAGCTGGGTTGACGTTCCTGGGTGGCCTGCTCCTCGCGCTTGGGAGCTCTTTCCTTTACGTGCGCTGGAAGAAGCTGCCCTTCCTGCGGGTGGCGGACCTGGTGATGCCGGCCATGGCCCTGGGATTGTTCTTTGGACGGATCGGCTGCTTCCTCAACGGTTGCTGCTTCGGTCTCCCCTGTTCGGGACCCCTGTGCGTGGTGTTTCCGCCCGAAAGCCCTGCTGGCGCTACCTTCCCGGGAACACCAATTTACCCCACCCAGCTGTTCTCTTCCATGGGAGCTCTCGGGATCTTTGGACTCCTCCTTGTGCTGGAGCGCCACCGCAGATTTGACGGGTTCGTGTTCTACGGGGCCCTTATCCTATATGGCCTGGGTCGATTTACCATCGACTTCTTGCGCTACTACGAGAGCCAGATGCTGGTAGTGCAATGGGGCAATGTGCACGTGAGCGTCAACCAGTTGATCAGCCTTGGGCTCGCCCTGTCGGGTGCGGGCATGCTCTGGGTCAACTTGCGACGCAAGAAACCCGCTGGAGGGAGCCCCTCGGCGCGGTAAGGCCCAGGTTCAAGGATCGCAGCGTTCGCAACGGCCTGCCCGTTGCGCAGGAGCCGGTGATTCGAATCTGGACGGAAGCAAAGGCCAGGGGGGCGTGCGAAAGCGCGAGAGGATTGTTCCCCTTGCGTCGCGCGTCGGGCCACGCGGGGCGGTGGGGAAGCTCCCAAAAAGCTTTTGCAATTGGGTGGTGTTTCGTCTAAATTGAGCCGAGTTTGTGAAGGCGGGCACCCTGGGTCACTCGACCTTGCGGGAGGTAACCATGACGATCAAGGAAGAGAAGAGGGACGGTATAGCGGTACTCACGGTGAAAGGCAAGATGATGGGGGGACCGGAGACGGCTGCCCTCCACCAGAAGGTGAAAGACCTCATTGCGGAAGGCGTGAAGAAAGTTGTGATCGACCTCTCCGGGGTGAAATGGTTGAATAGCTCCGGACTGGGAGTGCTGATGGGGGCGATGACGTCGCTGCGGAATGCCGGAGGGGATCTGAAGCTCTCCGGTGTGACGGACAAGGTCCAAAGCCTGTTCATGATCACCAAGCTCATCACCATTTTCGACACCTACGATACCCCGGAAGAGGCCGTGGCCGCGTTCCAGAGCTAAGGTGCTTTCCTATTCGAGAGGTATTCGGTACCCACGAGGGTCGGCCCGCGCCGGCCCCTTATTGTATCTACCCGCGAGCACACTTACGCCGGAAGAACAATGATGCCCGCTGCGCCGGGTCCAGGCGTACCTGAGTACAAACGGAACTACTGGCGTTACCAATACGAGCTCGCCCGGCTGTACCTCATCCCACTTCTGCGGGAGTGGGGAATCGACGTCCGTGGCCGCAGGGTCTTGGATGTCGGGTGCGCGGAGGGGGGTGTTCTGGTGGCGTGCATCGAGGAAGGGGCAGAGGCCATCGGCCTTGAACTGAGTCCGAGCCGCGCGGAGTTAGCCAAAATCCTGGCGGCCGAGCGGGGCATCGATCTCCGTGTGCACGTGGGGGATGTTCTGGATCCGGGCACCGTCGCGGATCTTCCCCGGCCCTTCGATCTTGTCATCCTGCGCGACGTTCTTGAGCACGTGTCAGACAGGCTCCGTGCGCTCCTGCACGTTCGCCACGTGCTCGACCCGGAGCACGGTAGGGCGCTGATCTCATTCCCGCCGTTTTACTCCCCTTTCGGCGGACATCAGCAGATGCTGGGCTCGCGATTTCGTCTGCTTCCCTATTGGCATATCCTTCCGGACCCAGTTTTTCGCTGGCTGGCCAGCTTCCTTCGAAAGATGGATCGGCAGCCGTACATCCTGGACGAGATGGTTCTCTTTCGGCGAGACCGGCTGTCGCTCGGCCGTTTCCAGCGGCTGAT includes these proteins:
- the lgt gene encoding prolipoprotein diacylglyceryl transferase, which translates into the protein MHPVLFRIGPLQLHSYGVMLAIGFAAGIWITVRRAPRYGIERNTVMDLATVIILSAIIGSRAMYVVFHLDEFRGHWADTFSPFQSTGEFGLAGLTFLGGLLLALGSSFLYVRWKKLPFLRVADLVMPAMALGLFFGRIGCFLNGCCFGLPCSGPLCVVFPPESPAGATFPGTPIYPTQLFSSMGALGIFGLLLVLERHRRFDGFVFYGALILYGLGRFTIDFLRYYESQMLVVQWGNVHVSVNQLISLGLALSGAGMLWVNLRRKKPAGGSPSAR
- the rodA gene encoding rod shape-determining protein RodA → MGHSWRYRLEHLDKPLVVATALLLGLGLVALYSACAQAGDSPWAGNFGRQLGWLALGFVGFVLACVVSLQLLNYLAYFLYGVSVILLVLLLLFGKGPGVARWLALGPVQIQPAELAKVALVLALARFLSDTTTDLDRTVDLLKAFGLALVPMALVAKQPNLGTAMVFGAVLLPMLFWAGLSLSSLFIIVSPMLSFVAAFHKVALVGVLVLVILALVILRASPRKIVLALALNIAAALAAPMLWNQLHDYQQQRILAFLGLKQDPMGLSYQVIQSKVAIGSGGIWGKGLLHGTQTHLRFLPAQHTDFIFSVIGEELGFVGTMAALCLFAFFLYRCLKIATQARNAFASYVVMGVFSVFAWHILVNVGMAVGIMPVTGLPLPFMSYGGSFLLASLIMVGLVANVSMRWDEY
- the mrdA gene encoding penicillin-binding protein 2, translating into MAKSGLDIEARRRVVAWILGAALLILAGRLFQLQVVQHEVYFRQSEKNRVRVITLEPPRGQIYDRNHRPLVENLPCYTLSVLPHHYRGREDLLVSLASFVGANPEEMARSVRQGQRAEFLPVKVRRDMPFELLARVQERWLDFPGLVIETEPKRTYTGMSRLSHVLGYLGEVAESELKALKDQDYRTGDIIGKTGLERQYEKVLRGRRGYQYVEVDALGREIRTLPMEKWIPPSPGLDLVLAIDDRLQAKLESLLEGKRAAGVFLDPRNGEVLALASSPSYDLQWFAGVLNPAVWDSLVSHPDKPLLNRVTQGLYPPGSTYKLITALAGVNDGVFSPESRVSCGGGLSYGGRFFACWYGQGHGSQDLYGAIAHSCNVYFYTMGMRVGLERWARYSRLLRFGQPTGIDLPAERAGLVPDAHYMDTRYGKGNWVGGTMLNLAIGQGDLLTTPLQMAQLAMVIANRGKGFVPHVVKALENPLTGKQMPVRVDSFVVREIRPEVFEVVREGMREVVNGAGGTGRGCALGDVIVAGKTGTAQNPHGDPHGWFIGFAPYDAPEVAFCVFVENGGSGSGAAVPIVREVLRLYFDEVRVSAPAQMAAAPSRSLSSLAR
- a CDS encoding STAS domain-containing protein; amino-acid sequence: MTIKEEKRDGIAVLTVKGKMMGGPETAALHQKVKDLIAEGVKKVVIDLSGVKWLNSSGLGVLMGAMTSLRNAGGDLKLSGVTDKVQSLFMITKLITIFDTYDTPEEAVAAFQS
- a CDS encoding class I SAM-dependent methyltransferase, which encodes MMPAAPGPGVPEYKRNYWRYQYELARLYLIPLLREWGIDVRGRRVLDVGCAEGGVLVACIEEGAEAIGLELSPSRAELAKILAAERGIDLRVHVGDVLDPGTVADLPRPFDLVILRDVLEHVSDRLRALLHVRHVLDPEHGRALISFPPFYSPFGGHQQMLGSRFRLLPYWHILPDPVFRWLASFLRKMDRQPYILDEMVLFRRDRLSLGRFQRLIRQAGLEVVDSVCYLSRPSHKLRYGWPVIRAGVLGRLPVVRELLVSGAYYLLAVGGDAASERPAQGRDVGK